A single region of the Brachypodium distachyon strain Bd21 chromosome 3, Brachypodium_distachyon_v3.0, whole genome shotgun sequence genome encodes:
- the LOC100846724 gene encoding uncharacterized protein LOC100846724, producing the protein MNTWNEVRLRLSKNETSDKDLQQEIAKEKEQWRQVLIRIIAAVKFLAKHSLAFRGSNEKLYQDNNGNCELSVAQVVGFLWWNQPTQSLGGVPKGRVCVYVFIGSVQDPILVKDAKYFSVILDCTPDVSHEEQMTLILSKAITFFGAQLRGGRGSKKLQSKIVFIDVTLKQIEEPAFPVKRRVTRTRHFDENNDNEENDQNEEAQAFEEESFRIKHFLVMIDVAIASLTKRFEELKSFGGIFGFLFNSEKLKSLEDDDPRSCCTKFAKSFSHGNSADVDLDDFFSELKVLQVVVPSTIMSADEIFEFVGAADCYPNVSIAYRILLR; encoded by the exons ATGAATACTTGGAATGAGGTAAGACTAAGGTTAAGTAAAAATGAAACAAGTGATAAAGATTTGCAGCAAGAAATTGCGAAGGAGAAAGAGCAATGGAGACAAGTTTTAATTAGAATTATTGCTGCTGTGAAGTTTCTTGCTAAGCATAGTTTGGCTTTTCGAGGATCAAATGAGAAGCTGTATCAAGATAACAATGGGAATTGCGAACTGAGCGTAGCTCAGGTggttggtttcttgtggtggaaccagcccacccag TCTCTCGGAGGTGTTCCTAAGGGTAGAGTGTGCGTGTATgtgttcataggg AGTGTTCAAGATCCTATCTTAGTTAAGGATGCCAAGTATTTCTCCGTAATCCTAGACTGTACCCCTGATGTGAGCCACGAGGAACAAATGACTCTAATTCTGAG CAAAGCTATTACTTTCTTTGGAGCTCAACTAAGAGGTGGCAG GGGGAGTAAGAAGCTGCAGTCTAAAATTGTGTTCATTGATGTAACCCTTAAGCAAATCGAAG AGCCTGCATTTCCTGTTAAGCGACGTGTTACAAGAACAAGACACTTTGATGAAAATAATGACAATGAAGaaaatgatcaaaatgaaGAAGCGCAGGCATTTGAGGAGGAATCATTCAGAATTAAACATTTTCTGGTGATGATAGATGTTGCAATTGCTTCCCTTACCAAAAGATTTGAGGAGCTGAAGTCATTTGGGGGCATATTTGGCTTCTTGTTTAACTCTGAAAAATTGAAGTCCTTGGAAGATGATGATCCAAGAAGCTGTTGCACTAAATTTGCAAAAAGTTTTTCTCATGGTAACTCAGCAGATGTTGACttggatgattttttttctgaactgAAAGTGTTGCAAGTGGTAGTGCCGAGCACAATCATGTCAGCGGATGAGATATTCGAGTTTGTTGGAGCCGCAGATTGTTATCCAAATGTCTCTATTGCTTATAGAATTCTCTTACGGTGA